Proteins from a genomic interval of Chionomys nivalis chromosome 7, mChiNiv1.1, whole genome shotgun sequence:
- the LOC130877789 gene encoding olfactory receptor 2Y1-like, translating to METFNVSLGEDFILVGFSDFPHLEVFLFVFILVFYLLTLLGNTTIIVLSRLDLRLHTPMYFFLSHLSFLDLCYTTSTVPQLLINLCGFDRTISYGGCVAQLLIFLALVSTECLLLGVMAFDRYAAVCRPLHYTTIIHPQLCQALAILSWVSGLVNSVIQTGLVMAMPLCSHRLNHFFCEMPIFLKLACKDTNGTEAKMFVARTIILIFPAALILGSYGHIARAILRIKSIAGRRKAFGTCGSHLIVVSLFYGSGIYTYLQPIHRYSENEGKFVAVFYTILTPILNPLIYTLRNKDVKGALWKVLGKSTDLA from the coding sequence ATGGAGACTTTCAATGTCAGTTTAGGGGAGGACTTCATATTGGTAGGTTTCTCAGATTTTCCCCATCTGGaagttttcctctttgtttttatcCTAGTCTTTTATTTGCTAACCCTCCTTGGCAACACCACCATCATTGTCCTCTCACGACTGGACCTCAGactgcacacacccatgtacttcttcctctcccatcttTCTTTCCTGGATCTCTGCTACACCACCAGCACCGTGCCCCAGCTTCTCATTAACCTCTGTGGATTTGACAGGACCATTAGCTATGGGGGGTGTGTAGCTCAGCTCCTCATTTTCCTTGCCTTGGTCTCCACGGAGTGTCTGCTCTTGGGGGTCATGGCCTTTGACCGCTATGCAGCTGTGTGCCGTCCACTCCACTACACCACCATTATACACCCTCAGCTGTGTCAGGCACTGGCCATCCTCTCCTGGGTGTCTGGCCTTGTGAACTCTGTGATACAGACAGGACTCGTTATGGCCATGCCCCTCTGTAGCCATCGGCTGAATCACTTCTTCTGTGAGATGCCCATATTCCTGAAGCTGGCTTGTAAAGACACTAATGGAACAGAGGCCAAGATGTTCGTTGCTCGAACAATAATCTTGATATTCCCCGCAGCGCTGATTTTAGGCTCCTATGGACACATTGCCAGGGCAATTCTGAGAATCAAGTCAATAGCTGGACGCAGAAAGGCTTTTGGGACGTGTGGGTCCCATCTGATTGTGGTCTCTCTGTTTTATGGctcaggcatatacacataccTCCAACCCATCCACCGATATTCAGAGAATGAGGGAAAGTTTGTCGCTGTTTTTTATACTATACTCACCCCCATTCTCAACCCTTTAATATATACTCTGAGGAACAAGGATGTGAAGGGGGCTCTGTGGAAGGTACTTGGGAAAAGCACAGACTTAGCATAA
- the LOC130877984 gene encoding olfactory receptor 10-like, whose protein sequence is MGTFNSSSDKAFFLVGFSDWPHLEPIFFVFISIFYSLTLFGNTIIIALSRMDIRLHTPMYFFLSHLSFLDLCYTTSTVPQLLINLHGLDRTISYGRCVAQLLIFLALASTECVLLGVMAIDRYAAVCRPLHYTTIMHPQLCQALAISSWVGGLVNSVIQTSLMMAMPLCSHWLNHFFCEMPIFLKLVCEETKRTEAKMFVARTIVLVLPAGLILGSYAQIARAVLKIKSMAGRRKAFGTCGSHMLVVSLFYGSAIYTYLQPKGSYSESEGKFAALFYTIITPMLNPLIYTLRNKDVKGALWKVLGRATDSE, encoded by the coding sequence ATGGGAACTTTCAACTCCAGTTCAGACAAGGCCTTCTTTTTAGTGGGCTTCTCAGATTGGCCTCATCTGGAACCtatcttttttgtctttatttcaattttctactCCTTAACTCTCTTTGGCAACACTATCATCATTGCTCTCTCCCGAATGGACATTCGACTgcacactcccatgtacttcttcctctcccacctctccttcctgGACCTCTGCTACACCACCAGCACTGTGCCCCAGCTCCTGATCAACCTCCATGGACTGGACAGGACCATCAGCTATGGAAGGTGTGTAGCCCAGCTCCTTATTTTTCttgctctggcttccacagagtGTGTGCTCTTGGGGGTCATGGCCATTGACCGCTATGCAGCCGTGTGCCGTCCACTCCACTACACCACCATCATGCACCCTCAGCTGTGTCAGGCATTGGCCATCTCCTCCTGGGTAGGGGGACTTGTGAACTCTGTGATTCAGACAAGTCTAATGATGGCCATGCCTCTCTGTAGCCATTGGCTAAATCACTTCTTCTGTGAGATGCCCATATTCCTAAAATTGGTTtgtgaagaaacaaaaagaacagaggcTAAGATGTTTGTAGCTCGAACAATAGTCTTGGTCCTCCCTGCAGGACTAATTCTAGGCTCCTATGCACAGATTGCCAGGGCAGTGCTGAAGATCAAGTCAATGGCTGGACGCAGAAAGGCTTTTGGAACTTGCGGCTCCCACATGCTGGTGGTCTCTCTGTTTTATGGCTCGGCCATCTACACATACTTACAACCCAAGGGCAGCTATTCCGAGAGTGAGGGGAAGTTCGCTGCTCTTTTTTATACCATCATCACCCCCATGCTCAACCCTCTGATCTATACCCTGAGGAACAAGGATGTGAAGGGGGCTCTATGGAAGGTGCTAGGGAGAGCCACAGATTCAGAGTAA